The Oncorhynchus tshawytscha isolate Ot180627B linkage group LG20, Otsh_v2.0, whole genome shotgun sequence genome has a window encoding:
- the zfand5b gene encoding AN1-type zinc finger protein 5, with product MAQETNQSQAPMLCATGCGFFGNPRTSGMCSVCYKDHLTRQNNGVSPLSAMGGSVSSSPTMETSTIQRIEASLNNAAAAEAEAEAASGAAALPVTQQMTEMSISCEEEGASPKAELAEPVVTQPTASASPPSAAGSDESKSPDSAKPKKNRCFMCRKKVGLTGFDCRCGNLFCGLHRYSDKHNCPYDYKADAAAKIRKENPVVVADKIQRI from the exons ATGGCACAGGAGACCAATCAGAGCCAAGCGCCCATGCTTTGTGCCACCGGCTGTGGTTTCTTTGGAAACCCCAGGACCAGTGGCATGTGCTCTGTCTGCTATAAGGACCACCTGACCAGACAGAACAATGGAGTGAGCCCCCTGAGTGCAATGG GTGGCAGTGTGTCCAGTAGCCCCACAATGGAGACCTCGACCATCCAGAGAATTGAGGCATCTTTGaataatgctgctgctgctgaagcGGAGGCCGAAGCTGCCAG TGGGGCAGCAGCTCTTCCTGTAACCCAACAGATGACCGAGATGAGCATTTCCTGTGAAGAGGAAGGAGCGTCGCCTAAAGCAGAGCTTGCAGAACCTG TGGTCACTCAGCCCACCGCCTCAGCTTCCCCTCCTAGTGCTGCCGGCAGTGATGAATCCAAATCACCCGACTCCGCCAAACCGAAAAAGAACAGGTGCTTCATGTGCCGCAAGAAGGTTGGCCTTACAG GTTTTGACTGCCGCTGTGGGAACCTGTTCTGTGGACTCCACCGTTATTCAGACAAGCACAACTGCCCGTATGACTACAAAGCCGACGCCGCCGCCAAGATCCGCAAGGAGAACCCTGTGGTGGTGGCTGACAAGATCCAGAGAATATAA